A single genomic interval of Helianthus annuus cultivar XRQ/B chromosome 6, HanXRQr2.0-SUNRISE, whole genome shotgun sequence harbors:
- the LOC110865637 gene encoding aspartic proteinase nepenthesin-1, producing MASSLISLSTILFIIFSLQPSFSTSRRVLDVHATRQHETGFRVALKHVDSGKNLTKFERLQRGVKRGNHRLQRLMENMMASLSVDSSTTQVTSPVHAGNGEFLMNLAIGTPPEPYAAIMDTGSDLIWTQCKPCTKCFDAPTPVFDPKKSSSFSKIPCSSSLCKALPTSDCGSDGCEYLYSYGDYSSTEGILATETFTFDTVSVPEVGFGCGQDNEGSGFNQGGGLVGLGRGPLSLVSQLKQSKFSYCLTSISDETSSQNPTSTLVMGSLATETSNSSVYTTPLIKNPSHPSFYYLSLVGISVGNVDLPIEKSTFAVDSDGTGGMIIDSGTTITYLQESAFELVKKEFVSQVKLNVDNSDSTGLDLCFELPEDDGSGETTIEIPKLVFHFDGASLDLPGENYMIGDVKSGLVCLAMGSSSGISIFGNIQQQNMMVVHDLEKETLSFVPTKCDQL from the coding sequence ATGGCTTCATCACTCATTTCACTTTCTACCATTTTATTCATCATTTTTTCTCTTCAACCAAGCTTTTCAACCTCCAGACGCGTCCTAGATGTCCATGCCACCCGTCAACACGAAACCGGCTTCCGGGTGGCCCTCAAACACGTCGATTCCGGCAAAAACCTGACCAAATTCGAGCGTTTACAACGCGGTGTAAAGCGAGGAAACCACCGGTTACAAAGACTCATGGAGAACATGATGGCAAGTTTATCAGTGGACTCGAGTACCACACAAGTAACATCACCGGTTCACGCCGGAAACGGAGAGTTCTTAATGAATTTAGCCATCGGAACACCTCCGGAACCCTACGCAGCCATCATGGACACCGGTAGTGACCTCATTTGGACACAATGCAAGCCATGCACCAAATGTTTCGACGCTCCAACGCCCGTTTTTGACCCGAAAAAGTCCTCATCTTTTTCAAAAATCCCATGTTCTAGCAGTTTATGCAAAGCGTTACCAACTTCAGATTGCGGGTCAGATGGCTGTGAGTATTTGTATTCCTACGGAGACTACTCGTCCACAGAAGGCATTTTAGCGACCGAGACGTTTACATTCGATACAGTTTCAGTGCCGGAAGTAGGGTTTGGTTGTGGGCAAGATAATGAAGGCAGTGGGTTCAACCAAGGTGGTGGTTTAGTAGGGTTAGGAAGGGGACCTTTATCTTTAGTGTCCCAGCTCAAACAATCAAAATTTTCTTATTGTTTAACCTCCATTAGCGACGAAACCTCGTCACAAAACCCTACCAGCACTCTAGTCATGGGATCTTTAGCGACTGAAACTTCTAACAGTTCTGTTTACACCACACCTTTGATCAAAAACCCCTCGCACCCATCTTTTTACTACCTCTCGCTGGTTGGTATCTCCGTCGGTAATGTCGATTTACCCATCGAAAAGTCGACTTTCGCGGTCGATTCAGACGGGACTGGTGGGATGATCATCGACTCCGGCACCACCATCACCTACCTCCAAGAATCGGCATTCGAGTTGGTGAAGAAAGAGTTTGTTTCTCAAGTGAAACTGAATGTGGACAACTCGGATTCTACGGGTTTGGACTTGTGTTTCGAGTTGCCTGAAGATGACGGTTCCGGTGAGACGACAATCGAGATTCCAAAGCTGGTGTTTCATTTCGATGGGGCGAGTTTGGATTTACCCGGAGAGAATTACATGATCGGAGATGTGAAGAGTGGTTTGGTGTGTTTGGCGATGGGGAGTTCGAGTGGGATATCGATATTTGGTAATATTCAGCAGCAGAACATGATGGTGGTTcatgatcttgagaaggagacaTTGTCATTTGTTCCAACCAAATGTGATCAGTTGTAA